The following proteins are co-located in the Apium graveolens cultivar Ventura chromosome 5, ASM990537v1, whole genome shotgun sequence genome:
- the LOC141661729 gene encoding protein JINGUBANG, translated as MKVKTWLSTCTSTMDYATLSPSSSTTTKPPSKFSDDSMSTSTTSPSSSSTKSYGSLQSNLSLQTLPSVPSLQKLSPETLNISVAKNSVTSLKPHPFHVSFLSVHNNLLYATSGSFINVFDIETFTLIDTFYVKNSSSGSVKSVTFCNKAIFTASQDSKIRAWDLETISNNNRHKLKATLPTVKDRLRRFILPKNYVRVRRHKKQLWIQHHDAVSGLAIFDELLYSVSWDKYLKIWSTSDFRCKESIKAHDDAINAVIVSVDGTIYTASADRSIKVWEKSVKDGRKSVHGSIATLVKHKSAVNALALSRDGSVLFSGSCDRSILVWEREDSANYMVVTGALRGHGKAILCLINVNDLLFSGSADRTVRIWQRGGAERKFCCLTVLDGHAKPVRSLAAAVDENVTAGGGVKVFSGSFDGEIKVWDVVVKVSSLQI; from the coding sequence ATGAAAGTCAAGACATGGCTATCCACATGCACCTCCACTATGGACTACGCAACCCTCTCACCATCGTCCTCGACCACCACAAAACCACCATCGAAATTTTCCGATGACTCAATGAGCACCTCCACAACAAGCCCTTCCTCTTCCTCCACCAAAAGCTATGGTAGCCTTCAATCCAATCTCTCTCTCCAAACATTACCATCTGTTCCTTCTCTTCAAAAACTCTCTCCCGAAACCCTAAATATATCCGTCGCTAAAAACTCCGTCACTTCTCTTAAACCTCATCCCTTCCATGTTAGCTTTCTTTCTGTTCACAATAATCTTCTCTATGCTACCTCAGGTAGCTTTATTAACGTTTTCGATATCGAAACATTCACACTCATAGACACATTTTATGTAAAAAACTCCTCATCCGGTTCCGTCAAGTCCGTTACTTTTTGTAACAAAGCCATTTTCACCGCAAGCCAAGATTCTAAAATCCGTGCATGGGATTTAGAGACAATAAGTAATAACAACCGTCACAAACTTAAAGCAACACTTCCTACCGTTAAAGATCGTTTACGCCGTTTTATACTACCCAAAAATTACGTCAGGGTGCGCCGTCATAAAAAACAGTTGTGGATTCAACATCACGACGCCGTATCAGGGTTAGCTATTTTTGATGAGTTATTATATTCAGTTTCATGGGACAAGTACTTGAAAATTTGGTCGACGTCAGATTTTCGTTGCAAGGAATCAATTAAAGCTCATGATGACGCAATTAACGCTGTGATTGTTTCCGTTGACGGAACAATTTACACGGCATCAGCTGATCGGAGTATAAAGGTTTGGGAAAAATCGGTAAAAGATGGCAGAAAATCGGTTCATGGATCAATAGCTACGTTAGTAAAACATAAATCGGCGGTAAATGCGTTGGCTTTAAGTCGGGACGGGTCGGTTTTATTTTCCGGGTCATGTGACCGGTCCATATTGGTATGGGAAAGAGAAGATAGTGCAAATTACATGGTGGTCACGGGTGCATTAAGAGGTCATGGAAAGGCTATTTTGTGTTTAATTAATGTTAATGATTTATTGTTTAGTGGATCGGCTGATCGGACGGTCAGGATTTGGCAACGTGGAGGAGCGGAACGAAAGTTTTGTTGCTTAACGGTGTTAGACGGACATGCAAAGCCGGTGAGGTCGTTAGCGGCGGCCGTCGACGAGAATGTAACGGCCGGCGGTGGAGTAAAGGTATTTAGTGGAAGCTTTGATGGCGAGATTAAGGTGTGGGATGTGGTGGTTAAGGTTTCTAGTTTACAAATCTAG